One region of Pagrus major chromosome 5, Pma_NU_1.0 genomic DNA includes:
- the LOC140996430 gene encoding acidic leucine-rich nuclear phosphoprotein 32 family member E-like isoform X2: protein MDMKKRISLELRSRDPAEVVELVVDNCRSSDGEVEGLTDEYTELEILSMVSVGLTSLSKLPPLPKLRKLEVSDNTISGGLDTLAEKCPNLTYLNLSGNKIKELSAVEVLNLKNLKSLDLYSCEVSSLEDYRESVFELLPQLTYLDGYDQEDNEVPDSEADNDDDDVAGPPGDDDDDDEDEDDEEGSEGDEDEVGLSYLMKEGIQDEEDDGDYVEEEEDDEEEEEEEDGDVDAAAVQGEKRKRDAEDEGDDDDDE, encoded by the exons ATGGACATGAAGAAGAGGATCAGCCTGGAGCTGAGGAGCAGAGACCCGGCGGAG GTggtggagctggtggtggataACTGTCGCTCCAGCGACGGGGAGGTTGAGGGACTGACGGACGAGTACACGGAGCTGGAGATCCTCAGCATGGTGAGCGTCGGCCTCACGTCGCTCTCCAAACTGCCCCCACTGCCCAAACTACGCAAG CTGGAGGTGAGCGATAACACCATCTCAGGAGGTTTGGACACGTTGGCAGAGAAATGTCCCAACCTGACGTACCTGAACCTCAGCGGGAACAAGATCAAAGAGCTGAGCGCCGTCGAGGTTCTG AACCTGAAGAACCTGAAGAGTCTGGACCTGTACAGCTGTGAAGTGTCCTCGCTGGAGGACTACAGAGAGAGCGTCTTTGAGCTGCTGCCTCAGCTCACGTACCTGGACGGGTATGACCAGGAGGACAACGAGGTGCCCGACTCAGAGGCCGACAACG ACGATGACGATGTAGCCGGCCCTCCTGGAGAcgacgacgacgatgatgaggatgaggatgatgaagaagGTTCTGAGGGGGATGAGGACGAGGTGGGCCTGTCGTACCTGATGAAGGAGGGAATCCAG GACGAAGAGGACGATGGAGACTAtgttgaagaggaggaggatgatgaggaggaggaggaggaggaagatggag ATGTGGATGCTGCAGCTGTTCAgggggagaagaggaagagggatgCAGAGGACGAaggtgacgatgatgatgatgaataa
- the LOC140996430 gene encoding acidic leucine-rich nuclear phosphoprotein 32 family member E-like isoform X1: protein MDMKKRISLELRSRDPAEVVELVVDNCRSSDGEVEGLTDEYTELEILSMVSVGLTSLSKLPPLPKLRKLEVSDNTISGGLDTLAEKCPNLTYLNLSGNKIKELSAVEVLQNLKNLKSLDLYSCEVSSLEDYRESVFELLPQLTYLDGYDQEDNEVPDSEADNDDDDVAGPPGDDDDDDEDEDDEEGSEGDEDEVGLSYLMKEGIQDEEDDGDYVEEEEDDEEEEEEEDGDVDAAAVQGEKRKRDAEDEGDDDDDE, encoded by the exons ATGGACATGAAGAAGAGGATCAGCCTGGAGCTGAGGAGCAGAGACCCGGCGGAG GTggtggagctggtggtggataACTGTCGCTCCAGCGACGGGGAGGTTGAGGGACTGACGGACGAGTACACGGAGCTGGAGATCCTCAGCATGGTGAGCGTCGGCCTCACGTCGCTCTCCAAACTGCCCCCACTGCCCAAACTACGCAAG CTGGAGGTGAGCGATAACACCATCTCAGGAGGTTTGGACACGTTGGCAGAGAAATGTCCCAACCTGACGTACCTGAACCTCAGCGGGAACAAGATCAAAGAGCTGAGCGCCGTCGAGGTTCTG CAGAACCTGAAGAACCTGAAGAGTCTGGACCTGTACAGCTGTGAAGTGTCCTCGCTGGAGGACTACAGAGAGAGCGTCTTTGAGCTGCTGCCTCAGCTCACGTACCTGGACGGGTATGACCAGGAGGACAACGAGGTGCCCGACTCAGAGGCCGACAACG ACGATGACGATGTAGCCGGCCCTCCTGGAGAcgacgacgacgatgatgaggatgaggatgatgaagaagGTTCTGAGGGGGATGAGGACGAGGTGGGCCTGTCGTACCTGATGAAGGAGGGAATCCAG GACGAAGAGGACGATGGAGACTAtgttgaagaggaggaggatgatgaggaggaggaggaggaggaagatggag ATGTGGATGCTGCAGCTGTTCAgggggagaagaggaagagggatgCAGAGGACGAaggtgacgatgatgatgatgaataa